One region of Endozoicomonas sp. Mp262 genomic DNA includes:
- a CDS encoding restriction endonuclease subunit S has translation MINNLITEHLDIWISSHRTKSTVGRGKSSKLELHGINKLRALILELAVRGKLVLQNSEDEPASVLLERIASEKARLVKEKKIKRQKSSEPISNGEKPFGLPDGWEWVRLSQIFCSILSGGTPSKRESRFWNGEIPWASVKDLGVQRHLSRTQDYITQEGLEAGSKLADTGDILICTRMGLGKIGVALQPLAFNQDLKAVKLAHGVNTDFFLNTYSTIKIKGTGTTVAGIKQEQLLDYVIAIPPEAEQHRIVTKVDELMALCDQLEQEQTSSIAAHQTLVETLLTTLTDSQSAEALAENWALVSEHFDTLFTTEASIDQLKQTILQLAVMGRLVSQNPKDEPASALLERIAVEKARLVKEKIIKRQKSLPTITDEEKPFQLPVGWEWCRLQNITSKITDGDHKTPPRIQTGRRLLSAKNIRDGFLDMNNCDFILEEHYVKSRERCLPEEGDLLIVSVGGTIGRSSLVPQDSKFALVRSVALIKPMLFNSEYLKYAMDSKLLQESIHSNKRGGAQPCLYLSEISKFLFAMPPLNEQHRIVTKVNQLMRLCDHLKQMVQQAQTTQSQLTDAIVEQALNPEPVNNAERDAHILRRVQDEPGSVAYS, from the coding sequence ATGATCAATAACCTGATAACCGAACACCTGGACATCTGGATCAGCAGCCACCGCACCAAAAGCACCGTAGGCCGGGGCAAAAGCAGCAAGCTGGAACTCCACGGCATTAACAAACTGCGGGCACTGATTCTGGAGCTGGCGGTGCGGGGGAAGCTGGTGCTGCAGAATTCTGAGGATGAACCGGCGTCTGTTTTATTGGAGCGGATTGCGTCGGAAAAGGCGCGGTTGGTTAAGGAGAAAAAGATTAAGCGGCAGAAATCGTCTGAGCCGATTTCTAATGGGGAAAAGCCTTTTGGGTTGCCTGACGGCTGGGAGTGGGTGCGTCTAAGCCAGATTTTCTGCTCCATATTGAGTGGAGGCACACCAAGTAAACGAGAATCAAGATTCTGGAATGGGGAAATCCCTTGGGCAAGTGTCAAAGATTTAGGAGTGCAGCGTCATCTATCTAGAACCCAAGATTATATAACGCAAGAAGGGTTGGAAGCAGGTAGCAAACTTGCAGATACTGGAGATATCCTTATTTGTACGCGTATGGGGCTTGGCAAGATAGGTGTAGCCCTACAACCCTTAGCGTTCAACCAAGATCTGAAAGCTGTAAAGTTAGCCCATGGTGTCAATACTGACTTCTTTTTAAATACATACTCAACTATCAAAATCAAAGGAACAGGAACTACTGTTGCTGGTATAAAACAAGAGCAACTGCTTGATTATGTTATCGCTATTCCTCCAGAAGCAGAACAGCACCGCATCGTAACCAAAGTCGATGAACTAATGGCGCTGTGCGACCAACTGGAGCAGGAGCAAACCAGCAGTATTGCTGCCCACCAGACACTGGTGGAAACACTGCTTACGACATTGACTGACAGCCAGAGTGCAGAAGCGCTGGCCGAGAACTGGGCGCTGGTGTCTGAGCACTTTGATACCCTGTTCACCACCGAAGCCAGCATCGACCAGCTTAAACAAACCATCCTGCAACTGGCCGTGATGGGGCGGCTGGTATCACAAAACCCGAAGGATGAACCTGCCTCTGCACTGCTGGAACGGATTGCTGTGGAAAAGGCGAGGTTGGTGAAAGAGAAGATAATCAAACGCCAGAAGTCACTACCTACAATTACGGATGAAGAGAAACCGTTTCAGTTGCCGGTAGGATGGGAGTGGTGTCGATTACAGAATATTACATCCAAAATCACAGACGGCGATCACAAAACTCCACCAAGAATACAAACAGGAAGAAGATTACTCTCAGCAAAAAATATTCGTGATGGTTTTTTAGATATGAACAACTGTGACTTTATATTGGAAGAGCATTATGTAAAGTCACGTGAAAGGTGCTTGCCTGAGGAAGGTGATCTACTGATAGTGTCAGTCGGTGGAACAATTGGCCGAAGCTCACTTGTTCCTCAAGATAGTAAGTTTGCGCTTGTCAGGAGTGTTGCGCTTATTAAGCCAATGCTCTTTAACTCAGAATATTTAAAGTATGCAATGGACTCAAAACTACTCCAAGAGTCTATCCATAGCAATAAGCGAGGTGGTGCTCAACCCTGCCTTTATCTTTCGGAAATTAGCAAATTCTTGTTTGCGATGCCTCCCCTAAACGAACAACACCGCATAGTCACCAAAGTCAACCAGCTTATGCGCCTCTGCGACCACCTGAAACAAATGGTGCAACAAGCCCAGACCACCCAGAGCCAGTTAACCGATGCCATTGTCGAGCAGGCACTGAACCCTGAGCCGGTGAACAATGCTGAGCGTGATGCCCACATCCTTCGACGGGTTCAGGATGAACCGGGTTCAGTGGCATACTCTTAG